In a genomic window of Flavobacteriales bacterium:
- a CDS encoding DUF4292 domain-containing protein has protein sequence MRRLALALLLPAMVASACGSRRTVTVDRELPQRSAEKVLERALAMHQAPSRYYSAKADVELSMPDEQRSFKAHLRSVKDSAIWASVVPLLGIEAARVLLTPDSLKIMDRINDRYFVGDTGATRKRFGLVPELDLLQRALNGEAIALDSAERYRVDREDGHYVLTSREKRRFIRAAEDISPSDTLTRDRDMRERRLERTLRKAEEKEAIVHRYYFEPDSFRVARVQVVNLMNDKTAELRYEERGGPEAQHLPTRIRITLSEPGRVVSALLIITRIELEGPVQMSFRIPEKYEPMP, from the coding sequence ATGAGGCGCCTCGCACTCGCACTCCTGCTTCCCGCGATGGTCGCATCGGCGTGCGGGAGCCGGCGCACCGTCACCGTTGACCGGGAGCTTCCGCAGCGATCCGCCGAGAAGGTGCTCGAGCGCGCCCTGGCCATGCATCAGGCGCCTTCCAGGTATTATTCGGCCAAGGCGGACGTTGAACTCTCGATGCCCGATGAGCAGCGCAGCTTCAAAGCGCACCTGCGCAGCGTGAAGGACAGCGCCATATGGGCAAGCGTGGTGCCGCTGCTGGGCATTGAGGCGGCGCGCGTCCTGCTCACGCCCGACAGCCTGAAGATCATGGACCGCATCAACGATCGGTATTTCGTGGGTGACACCGGCGCCACCAGGAAACGCTTCGGACTGGTGCCTGAACTGGACTTGCTGCAACGAGCGCTCAACGGCGAGGCCATCGCTTTGGACTCGGCTGAGCGCTACCGCGTTGACCGCGAGGACGGCCATTACGTGCTCACGAGCCGCGAGAAGCGCCGGTTCATCCGTGCTGCGGAGGACATCAGCCCCAGCGACACGCTCACGCGCGACCGCGACATGCGTGAGCGCCGGCTGGAGCGCACGCTGCGCAAAGCGGAAGAGAAGGAGGCCATCGTGCACCGCTACTACTTCGAGCCGGACAGCTTCCGCGTGGCGCGCGTGCAAGTGGTGAACCTGATGAACGACAAGACTGCGGAACTGCGTTATGAAGAGCGCGGCGGACCGGAGGCCCAGCATCTGCCCACGCGCATCCGGATCACCCTCAGCGAGCCTGGACGCGTGGTGAGCGCTTTGCTCATCATCACCCGCATCGAGCTCGAGGGGCCCGTTCAAATGAGTTTCCGCATCCCCGAGAAGTATGAGCCGATGCCCTGA